AATTTTAGATGCTACAGATAAATTAGTTTATGAATTGTATCGTTTGACAGTAGATGAAACAAGATTATAGAGGGGAGTTTGAATTAAATCAGAGGTGGTTGTAATGGTAAAAGTAGGATTAGTATTAAACTTTGATGAAAACAAATATTTGGCAAAAACCATAGAATTACTTGATTATCCTGTTTCTGGAGACTGGTTAATCTTAGATGATAAAAAATATGAAGTAATAAGAAGAACATTTTTCTATCCCTCAAAGGGGTTTGTTAAAATACATTTAAAGAAAGCAGATGGATCTGTTGTAGACCATATTGATCAATATATCCAAGAATTAGTTAAAAACGGTTGGAAACTTTTTACAGACGATTAAAAATAATAATACGATTGTATAAAAGCAAAAGTGAATAAAAAAATTGAATTTGGAATAAATTTTGTAATTGAAAGTTCTATTGCTTTACAAAAGAATTAGGAATTAATTTCAGGGTTTTAGAATCTGCCCCTACCCCTACCTCCAATTAAAACTCCTATTACTCCGCCTATTGCACCGATAACTGCAAGAATAATTATATCCGTTAAACCTGCTCCAACTCCAAATCCAATTAAAGCAAGTATAAATAATATTATTGCTGCAACTATACCAACAAGTGCCCCATGTATAGCTCCATTTACATAGTCTCCGCCTACCATGTAACCAACATATATAGTAGCTATTAAGAATCCAATGAATGCTCCCGATGCTGATATCAACCCAAGGACAAAACCAAGAATTATTGCAATTACTACACCAATTATTACAGTATTCCATCTTACATAAACCATCTTCATCCTCCATTATTTTTATTATGATTAAGAAGATAATATATTAATAAATTTTTAATAAATATTCATTGCGTCTCCTAATTTTATCTTTTATTTTTACCTTCGGCTTCTTTAGCTTTCCCCTTTATTTCTCCTTCCATCTCTTTAACTTTCCCTTTTATTTCTCCTTCCATCTCTTTAGCTTTACCTTTTATTTCTCCTTTCATTTCCTTAGCTTTTCCTTTAATTTCACCTGTTTTTTCACTCATTTAGAATTCCTCCATAATAGTTTTAAATACTTAATTCATAATAGTATATTTTCTATTTTGATGATGTGTTGTTGTCTAGATTTTGATACCAACCTTTACCGGTGCCTCCCATGAGTTTTGGAAGTATAAAACTTCGCATAACTGTTTTAAACATGACCTTGAACATGTGACGATGGTTCATGAGATATTTAGGTCTTGCATAAAATTTTAAATATGCTATAGCCAGTTTTCTTTCAACCATCTTCTTATTTAAACCCATTTCATCATACTTCAAAACTGGTTTAAGTACAGTGTATTCATCCCAGTCATCATTGTCTATTAAATCTTTTTCTTTGAGTTCATTGTAGATAGGTGTTCCAGGGAATGGTGTAAGTATAGAATATTGTGAGTAGTCTGAATCAAGTTTTGTTGAGAAATCTATGGTCTTATTCATATCGTCTTCGGTTTCTCCAGGATATCCTAATATAAATGAGGTTAAAACTTCTAGATCCACATTTTTAGCACTTTTAACTGCATCTTCCGCTTGTTTTAATGTTATACCCTTTTTCATTAGGTCCAATATACGTTGTGACCCTGATTCTACACCGTAGTAAATAGTTTTTAATCCTGCACTTTTCATGTTTTGAAGTAAATTTTGGTCTACACTGTCAACCCG
The sequence above is a segment of the Methanobacterium spitsbergense genome. Coding sequences within it:
- a CDS encoding DUF5518 domain-containing protein produces the protein MVYVRWNTVIIGVVIAIILGFVLGLISASGAFIGFLIATIYVGYMVGGDYVNGAIHGALVGIVAAIILFILALIGFGVGAGLTDIIILAVIGAIGGVIGVLIGGRGRGRF
- a CDS encoding LEA domain-containing protein is translated as MSEKTGEIKGKAKEMKGEIKGKAKEMEGEIKGKVKEMEGEIKGKAKEAEGKNKR